A genome region from Microtus ochrogaster isolate Prairie Vole_2 chromosome 1, MicOch1.0, whole genome shotgun sequence includes the following:
- the Fam71d gene encoding protein FAM71D, with protein sequence MMEKNKQSEDDKDPVWIPEAFRLGRLKNVLDGGEYAPFITPPILESNFIQVNRRGESIYLHNRANWVTIGICSSNPVLKTPNVMLLAHLTPEARKESEPLFKRLLSSSSTDKLVLTRFLPLQFVTLSVHSAKNMRLKVKLISGRAYYLQLCAPVYKQDIVFSQWVDLITLLNQEKARTSKVSEVSSLSEITNSTDITGSMDIMDITAFAELQAVHSHTRIYSDTVTQSADFSEFTDVTDITDVTDVTDIPETGATDVPDIKIVTEVTEVIEDKEAPNVPGVTVVFENDDIIKAKEEEKENVLRHGCLLDIKSKNEFKDASKHVTISDLTLTFQGERCFQTTLTSIKSEENISIETGDKALEEKLTDLPNARLKATESRRTRTDSDTTALYSFSVFPLISISFPLFTLL encoded by the exons ATGATGGAGAAGAACAAGCAGTCAGAGGATGACAAAGATCCTGTCTGGATCCCAGAGGCTTTCCGTCTAGGGCGTCTTAAGAATGTGCTGGACGGAGGAGAGTATGCCCCTTTTATAACCCCTCCCATACTGGAGAGCAATTTTATTCAG GTCAATAGGAGAGGTGAATCGATTTATCTGCATAACCGAGCAAACTGGGTGACCATCGGCATCTGTTCTTCCAATCCCGTCCTCAAGACCCCCAATGTGATGCTGTTGGCACATCTGACCCCAGAGGCTAGAAAAGAATCAGAACCGCTCTTTAAACGCCTCCTGTCATCTTCCTCCACAGACAAGCTGGTGCTCACCAG GTTTCTCCCTCTGCAGTTTGTGACTCTTTCTGTGCACAGTGCTAAGAACATGCGTCTCAAAGTTAAGCTGATAAGTGGCCGAGCCTACTATTTACAGCTCTGTGCTCCTGTATATAAACAGGATATCGTATTTTCCCAGTGGGTGGACCTCATCACCCTCTTGAACCAGGAGAAAGCCAGAACTTCCAAAGTATCCGAGGTCTCCAGCCTCTCAGAAATCACAAACAGCACAGACATCACAGGCTCGATGGACATCATGGACATTACGGCTTTTGCAGAGCTGCAGGCTGTGCACTCCCACACTCGCATCTACTCCGACACCGTCACTCAAAGTGCAGACTTCTCAGAATTTACAGATGTTACCGATATCACTGATGTCACTGATGTCACCGATATCCCAGAAACTGGGGCCACAGACGTTCCAGATATAAAAATCGTCACAGAGGTCACGGAAGTCATAGAAGACAAAGAGGCCCCGAATGTCCCAGGGGTCACAGTAGTATTTGAAAACGACGACATAATAAAGgccaaggaagaggaaaag GAAAATGTCCTGAGGCATGGGTGTCTACTAGACATAAAAAGTAAGAACGAGTTCAAAGATGCCTCCAAACATGTCACCATCTCAGACCTAACACTCACTTTCCAAGGCGAAAGATGTTTCCAGACTACTTTGACTTCTATAAAAAGCGAGGAAAATATATCCATAGAAACGGGTGATAAAGCCTTGGAAGAAAAGTTGACTGATCTTCCAAATGCGCGTCTCAAGGCTACAGAATCCAG gAGAACAAGAACTGACTCAGACACTACAG CCCTGTACAGTTTTTCAGTTTTCCCCCTGATTAgcatttcctttccccttttcacCCTCCTCTAA